A single region of the Oryzias melastigma strain HK-1 linkage group LG23, ASM292280v2, whole genome shotgun sequence genome encodes:
- the LOC112158294 gene encoding probable polypeptide N-acetylgalactosaminyltransferase 8, with protein sequence MRSGSLKGLLTAFVSVWALFYLNSIKREVRDYSGKLQKARLNDSLRGHGVLQRMSKIEADIGKLVSLLENDKQKTVMEADRKEEKKPVGKLYPDSPLFRKWGDHLSEEEQKDAESLFKKYGYNAYLSDRLPLRREIPDTRPPRCAERKYPEELPSLSVVLIYLDEALSIIKRAIRSIVDKTPARLLTEIILVDDHSTKEDLMQKLDDYISLIHEERPGLVKKVRHAEQLGLTQARLSGWKVATGDVVAILDAHIEVHVQWAEPLLARIKEDRTVILSPVFDKVNYDDFAVVPYPPHAHGFDWALWCMYESFRPEWYASGDKSLPGKSPSIMGILVADRKFFGEIGSLDGGMKIYGGENVELGIRVWLCGGSIEIIPCSKVCHIERYKKPYLPDQRDVMRRNALRVAEVWMDEYKSNINIIWNLPISNHGIDIGDVSERKKLRERLKCKPFQWYLDHVYQSLQPLNGVIAYGGLTNELSPEFCVDQGPMPVHTPILYSCHFLSSQRCYYHTDGKMFVGYLISHKNVNNNCLVDLNSGIYPHLCDCKMAQEKKYHMLWDFNQGGAIRNRDTKRCLEVTKGGDGSFKLVVQKCSGQSWKIQHVTDRLIRI encoded by the exons ATGAGGTCCGGCAGTCTGAAAGGACTGCTGACGGCGTTCGTCTCGGTTTGGGCTTTGTTTTACCTGAACTCCATAAAAAGGGAAGTTCGGGACTATTCGGGAAAACTCCAGAAGGCCCGGCTCAACGACTCCCTCAGGGGTCACGGCGTCCTGCAGAGGATGAGCAAGATCGAAGCAGACATCGGCAAGCTGG TCAGTCTGCTGGAAAACGACAAGCAGAAAACAGTGATGGAGGCAGAcaggaaggaggagaagaagccGGTGGGGAAACTTTATCCAGACTCTCCTCTGTTTCGAAAATGGGGGGACCACCTGTCGGAGGAAGAGCAGAAAGATGCTGAgagtttatttaagaaatacGGCTACAACGCTTACCTGAGCGACAGGCTGCCGCTCAGGAGAGAGATCCCCGACACCAGGCCTCCCAG ATGTGCAGAGAGGAAATATCCAGAAGAGCTGCCGTCCCTCAGTGTTGTCCTGATCTACCTGGATGAAGCTCTTTCCATCATCAAGAGGGCCATCCGCAGCATCGTGGACAAGACGCCCGCCCGTCTGCTGACGGAGATCATTCTGGTCGATGATCACAGCACCAAAG AGGATTTGATGCAGAAGCTGGACGACTACATCAGCTTGATTCATGAAGAGCGTCCAGGCCTGGTGAAGAAAGTGAGGCACGCCGAGCAGCTCGGCCTCACGCAGGCCAGACTGTCCGGATGGAAAGTAGCTACAGGAGACGTGGTGGCCATCTTGGATGCTCACATAGAAGTCCATGTACAATG GGCAGAACCCCTGCTGGCTCGGATTAAAGAGGACCGCACAGTGATCCTCTCTCCAGTCTTTGACAAAGTCAACTACGATGACTTTGCTGTGGTTCCTTATCCTCCTCACGCTCACGGCTTCGACTGGGCTTTGTGGTGCATGTACGAATCCTTCCGACCGGAGTGGTACGCCTCAGGGGATAAATCACTGCCTGGAAA AAGCCCCTCAATCATGGGAATACTTGTTGCTGACCGTAAATTCTTTGGGGAGATCGGCAGTCTTGACGGGGGAATGAAAATCTACGGAGGAGAAAACGTGGAGCTGGGAATCCGG GTGTGGCTGTGTGGAGGCAGCATAGAGATCATTCCTTGCTCTAAAGTTTGCCACATTGAACGCTATAAAAAACCGTATCTGCCGGACCAGAGAGACGTGATGAGACGTAACGCTCTGAGGGTGGCGGAAGTCTGGATGGACGAGTACAAATCCAACATCAACATCATCTGGAATCTGCCGATATCC AATCATGGGATTGATATTGGAGACGTGTCGGAGAGGAAGAAACTCAGAGAGAGATTGAAGTGCAAACCCTTCCAGTGGTATCTAGATCACGTTTACCAGTCGCTGCAACCATTAAATGGCGTGATTGCATATGGTGGT ctgACCAATGAGCTGTCGCCAGAATTCTGCGTGGACCAAGGCCCGATGCCGGTGCACACACCAATACTATATTCATGCCACTTCTTGTCAAGTCAG CGCTGTTATTATCACACTGATGGAAAAATGTTCGTCGGTTATCTCATTTCccacaaaaatgttaataataacTGCCTGGTGGACCTTAACTCTGGCATCTATCCGCACCTGTGCGATTGCAAAATGGCCcaagagaaaaaatatcacATGTTGTGGGATTTTAATCAG GGAGGAGCGATCCGAAACAGAGACACAAAGAGATGTCTAGAGGTCACGAAGGGCGGAGACGGATCCTTCAAACTGGTTGTTCAGAAGTGCAGCGGTCAAAGCTGGAAGATACAACATGTGACGGATCGATTGAT acgGATTTGA
- the LOC112158288 gene encoding probable polypeptide N-acetylgalactosaminyltransferase 8: MRSGSLKVLFIAFVSVWVLFYLNSIKRDVYDYSRKLHLNDSIRGQEVLLRVSKMEADINRLISRLQKDENDKQMETKRKEEKKAVRKLYPNSPLFQKWGDHLSEGEQKEAKYLFKKYGYNTYLSDRLPLNREIPDTRPPRCAERKYPEELPSLSVVLIYLDEALSIIKRAIRSIMNKTPARLLTEIILVDDHSSNEDLKQELDDYISLIHEERPGLVKKVRHAEQLGLTQARLSGWKVATGDVVAILDAHIEVHVQWAEPLLARIKEDRTVILSPVFDKVNYDDFAVVPYSPSAQGFDWALWCMYESFRPEWYATGDKSLPGKSPAVMGILVADRKFFGEIGGLDGGMKIYGGENVELGIRVWLCGGSIEIIPCSKIAHIERYHKPYLPDLSIMMRRNALRVAEVWMDEYKSSVNIAWNLPVENHGIDIGDVSERKKLREKLKCKPFQWFLDNVYPSLKPINNLLGYGALINNLKPDLCVDQGPKPGYTPIIHPCHFFSPQRCFYNTDGKLYIGGIKSHKYNSDSCLVDLGSGNFPGLFECKVAQEKKFHMLWDFKQGGQIKNRKTKRCLEVARGKDGYFSLVVQQCSGQSWKIQHVVNQTVSANGLK, encoded by the exons ATGAGGTCTGGCAGTCTGAAAGTTTTATTCATAGCTTTTGTCTcggtttgggttttgttttacCTGAACTCCATAAAAAGAGACGTCTATGACTATTCAAGAAAACTCCACCTCAACGACTCCATCAGGGGTCAAGAGGTCCTGCTGAGGGTGAGCAAGATGGAGGCTGACATCAACAGGCTGA TCAGTCGGCTGCAAAAGGATGAAAACGACAAGCAGATGGAGACAAAaaggaaggaggagaagaaggcaGTGAGGAAACTTTATCCAAATTCTCCTCTGTTCCAAAAGTGGGGGGACCACCTGTCTGAAGGGGAGCAGAAAGAAGCcaagtatttatttaagaaatacgGCTACAACACTTACCTGAGCGACAGGCTGCCGCTCAACAGAGAGATCCCCGACACCAGGCCTCCCAG ATGTGCAGAGAGGAAATATCCAGAAGAGCTGCCGTCCCTCAGTGTTGTCCTGATCTACCTGGATGAAGCTCTTTCCATCATCAAGAGGGCCATCCGCAGCATCATGAACAAGACGCCCGCCCGTCTGCTGACGGAGATCATTCTGGTCGATGATCACAGCTCAAACG AGGATTTAAAGCAGGAGCTGGACGACTACATCAGCTTGATTCATGAAGAGCGTCCAGGCCTGGTGAAGAAAGTGAGGCACGCCGAGCAGCTCGGCCTCACGCAGGCCAGACTGTCCGGATGGAAAGTAGCTACAGGAGACGTGGTGGCCATCTTGGATGCTCACATAGAAGTCCATGTACAATG GGCAGAACCCCTGCTGGCTCGGATTAAAGAGGACCGCACGGTGATCCTCTCTCCAGTCTTTGACAAAGTCAACTACGACGACTTTGCAGTCGTTCCCTATTCTCCTTCTGCTCAAGGCTTCGACTGGGCTTTGTGGTGCATGTATGAATCCTTCCGACCGGAGTGGTACGCCACAGGGGATAAATCACTGCCTGGAAA AAGTCCAGCTGTCATGGGGATACTTGTTGCTGATCGCAAGTTCTTTGGAGAAATTGGAGGCCTGGACGGTGGAATGAAAATCTACGGGGGAGAAAATGTGGAGCTGGGTATTCGg GTCTGGCTGTGTGGAGGCAGCATAGAGATAATACCTTGCTCTAAAATCGCCCACATTGAGCGATACCACAAACCCTACCTCCCAGACCTGTCCATCATGATGAGGAGAAACGCACTGAGAGTGGCAGAAGTTTGGATGGATGAATACAAAAGCAGCGTTAACATCGCCTGGAACCTTCCAGTGGAA AATCATGGGATTGATATCGGAGATGTGTCGGAGAGGAAGAAGCTCAGAGAGAAGCTGAAGTGCAAACCCTTCCAGTGGTTTCTAGATAATGTTTACCCCTCTCTGAAACCCATCAACAACTTGCTTGGTTATGGAGCT CTGATTAATAATTTGAAGCCAGATCTCTGTGTGGACCAGGGCCCAAAACCAGGATACACGCCTATAATACATCCATGCCACTTCTTCTcacctcag CGCTGTTTTTACAACACTGATGGCAAACTCTACATCGGTGGGATCAAATCTCACAAATACAACAGCGATAGCTGTCTGGTGGACCTCGGTTCCGGGAATTTTCCTGGTCTCTTTGAGTGCAAGGTCGCCCAGGAGAAGAAATTTCACATGTTGTGGGATTTTAAGCAG GGAGGACAGATCAAGAACAGGAAGACAAAGCGTTGTCTGGAGGTCGCACGTGGAAAAGATGGATACTTCAGTCTCGTCGTTCAACAGTGCAGCGGCCAAAGCTGGAAGATCCAACATGTCGTCAATCAGACTGTTTCTGCAAATGGTCTAAAGTGA